Sequence from the Equus asinus isolate D_3611 breed Donkey chromosome 5, EquAss-T2T_v2, whole genome shotgun sequence genome:
GGGAGACAGAGGAACAAACTAAATGGCACCATGTGGAGGCAAGCAGAGAAATCCAGAGGTAGGATATTTTGTAAAACAATTGGCTCGACATCTTCAGTAAGTCAgtgttatgaaaaaaataaagggggGGGGGGAACTACGGtagtttaaaaagcatttaagGGAGCTAACAATGAGATGGAATACATGGTTCTGCATTGGACAAACCAGCTAAAAAAGGCATTTGGGGGATTAtgggaaaatttgaaaattgaaCTGGGTGGTATATAAAATTTTACCAAGATGGGAAAGTAGAGATTGGTCACTAAAGCAAACAGGTTATAAAATAGCACGTacagagctggccctgtggcctagtggtgaggtttggcacactccactccAGCAGTCCGGGTTTAGtccccaggcgtggacctacaccactcactggcagccatgctgtggcagtgacccacatacaaaacagaggaagactggcaagatgttagctcagggcaaatcttccttaagcaaaaagaggaagattgacaaggGATGGTCACTTGGGGCacatcttcctgagcaaaaaataaataaataaataaataaagtaaaatagccTGTACGGTATGACACTCCCGGTCAGAGACTGGACTGTCAGCAGTCAGAAAAGGCTCAGGGAATTTTCTGTTCAGTGCTCTGATGGTTTAATAAGGTAGTGACACTGGAATTATTCTGCTGTTCATCTTGCAGCAAGAATTTTTTCCAAAATCTATGTTCTGTTACtcatccttctcttccatttATACGGGTCATTTTAATTAAAGGACAACGGGTCACTTAAGCTGATTTCTTCATGAGTTGCTTTATAGTtagttattcaacaaatatgttttgAGCACCTCTGTGCAGCCCCTTTTCTAAGTGCTACGTATACAGCAGGGAGCCAAACAGacaaaatctctgccttcattaATCTCATGaagctagatttttttaaaattaaaaacaaccttttattattacaaaagcaacgaaaatgtattataaaaagtaaaagttaggaaaaaataccatatttttacCACCCAGATattaccattcttttttttttttttaggaagatgagccctgagctaactactgccaatcctcctgtttttgctgaggaagactggccctgagctaacatcggtgcccatcttcctctactttgtatgtgggacaccaaccacagcatggcttttgccaagcagtaccatgtccacacctgggatccgaactggcgaaccccgggcccactgagaagtggaatgtgcgaagtttaaccactgcaccaccgtgCCAGCCCCCAGATATTACCATTCTTAATACTTTaccatgtgcatatatatatatatatatatatatatatatatatatatatatatatatatatatgggtttttttggggggggttttggtgagaaagattgaccctgagccaacatctgttgccagtcttcctctttttgcttgtggaagattgttgctaagctaacccctgtgccagtcttcctctattttctatatgggacgcctgccacaacatggcttggtgagcggtatgtaggtttgcacccaggatctgaacctgcaaacctcaggccgccgaagcagagcacacgaacttaacacctatgccacccagctggcctcgggtttgtttttttaaccaaattAGATCGGCTCTCTTGCTCACCTTGCTCCCTTTCTTTGGGAGAttatagagaaatgagagactagAAAGGGGGCGTGGTGGAGAGAGGTGGGACAGCAGAAACTAGACTGAAAACCCACCAGATAAGGACTCAAGAATCACTAGTAGTTGCTGAGTCTCTGAAGTGGTGATTCTGACCTAGACAGTTAAAACATTTTCACAGTTTACATCGTCTTTGGCTCTGAAAAGGCCAGTATATAAAAACATTAGATGTTAAGTGTATTAAAGTGGATATTCAAAAGAATGTCTCTTCCTTCAAGGTCtcaaaggagaataaaaatcaatatatgtatattaaattatGCATTGTGTGCAAGGTAAAAACATTAAGTTGGAAAATTTTTTAATACGGTAGAGTTGTGTGAAAAGATTTTCCTGAGTAAATTAGATTATCCTAAAGCAGATAAATGCACATATTTGTTAAGGAATAAAAGATGAAAAGTCATATACATACTGTTCGGAAATGGCTACTTAGATGGTCTAGCCTGCTAAATCTTTTCCCACAAGCTTGACACGGATACGGCCTTTCTCCTGTGTGACAACGAAGGTGGCGCTTTAGGTCTGCTTTCCGCTTCACCACGTGCGTACAGTATGGGCACTTGAATCGCATCCTGGGCAGGTCATCTGTCAGGGGACAGTTTGATTAAATCACTGGAAAGTTCATAATAacaattcttcttttttctttttgaggaagattagccctgagctaactgctgtcaagcctcctctctttgctgaggaagactggccctgagctaacatcgtgcccatcttcctctgctttatacgtgggacgcctgccacagcatggcgtgccaagtggtgccatgtccgcacccgggatccaaaccagtgaaccccaggccgccgagaatcggaacgtgcgcacttaaccgctgtaccactaggccggcccccaATAATAAGAATTCTAATAACATAAAGCATCCAAAAGGAGTTGGTGAATCGAATCTAGGAAAGGTaggagaaaataagaagaaagaaatgttatTAAGACTAGATTATCAATGTAATCGTAAGTACAGAACAATAACTTCCATGTTTGATATATTTACAAAGTCTGGGTAAATTTGAGACTGTCACACTCATCATTTTATATAATGTCAGagtcacatttaaaattttagatttaaacattttttaatgtttttaaaattaatttaaacatttagatttttttttctgttttccaaagctttattgaggtgtaatttacatgcaGTCAACTGAACacctttaaagtgtacagtttgatgagttttgacattaTATATACATCTGTGAATCCATCACTGtaatcaaggtaataaacatatccatcaccctccaaaatttccttttcctcctcctgtaATCCTACCCTCCAATCTCTCCTTGTGCCCCCCGTCCCAAAGCAACCACTGATTTGTCACTAtagtttagttttcattttctagaattttatataaggagaatcatacaatatatactcCTTTCTAAAaatttggcttcttttactcagcataattacTTTGAGaattatccatgttgttgtgtatcagtagttcattctttttttattgccaagtaatattccgttgtatggataaaccacaatttatctattcacctggTTCTGgacatttccagtttttggctgtgtTATGAACATTCACATTTATATTAgtgattataaattatatttatcataAACTAATCCCTCTCTACTGATTCCACTTCCTTAGCATTTAAGCATTAAACATTtagattttaaatgcaaaaaggTAATACTGGATTTTAAAACTGTAGacagatttaaaaagtaaaagtatttaatatttaagcTTTTAAGTAActtgttttatttacatatttttatcccCTGGTACTATTCATATacttgtaatatttttcttttaaacgtGAAAAAATTTCAAGGATctttaatttttgtcttaaaactcatatgttttcaaaatattcgTTGTGACTGGAGGAAAACTTCATCAATTTATCAGCTGTTACATTCAGCTGGTCATTATTGAAGTTAGATTTAAATAACTAGAATTATAAAAGTGCACAGCCCAAATAAAGACCacttttttgctgttttaaaatgcaaCAAAGATTTCCCATTTATGCACTTTCATTGCCTTCATCAATGGTTGGAGCTCAGCAGGACCTTCAGTAAGCTCTATAATATGGCACAATTTCACATATTTTCAAGTTAGTAACCTACAGGAAAATGTGATTAGTAAAGATAATCAGGGtgcctattgttttaaaatacattagctaaatgaaattatttttaaaaatttatatgacAACCAGGGAAACATGACTACTGACTAGCTATTTAGTGGCTGTTAAggaattgttaattttgtttaggtatgataatggtattgtagtggatttttttaaagatcatattttaagGATACCTTCTGAAATACTTACAGATGAAAACTTCtgatgtctgagatttgcttaaaaataataaagggaggggccagccccacggcgcagtggttaagtgcgaatgttccacttcagcggcccggctTCGCCAGTTtcggtcccgggtgcagacatggcaccacttggcacaccatgctgtggcaggcgtcccacacatacagtagaggaagatgggtatggatgttagctcagggccagtcttcctcagcaaaaagaggaggattggcagcagttagctcagggctaatcttcctcaaaaaaattaattaattaattaaattaaatacagGGAGGGGTTAGGAGTAGAGGTacagatgaaataagattggccatgagttgaaAGTCGTTGAGACTCAGTAATGGGTACGTGGAGGTAAATTATactattctctttacttttctatatgtttgaaatttttttaaagtaaaaattttaaaatatccaatcTAAATCTTATAATCTGCAGGAGTttcattttatcataattttcctttaaattcacATGTAAACTATTAAGCAAATTTGCCAACTGATTAGTTGGGGGAGAAATCGGGTGACATGCAGTTCTTATCCCTATTTTCTACTTCAGTCTTATGGGGGTGAGGAGAGGATGACTTTGAAACTGTCAACCTACATAATCTCTCTGCATTTTGCCACTATCATAAAAATGAGATGTCTCACGTTGTTGCTGCACATAGAATTACAGCATCAGTGTTATGGGttgtgtgttgtttttttaaattatgtatttatatcttAATGTAATCagatgtagtcttttttttttcttttaaggaagattagccctgagctaacatctgctgccaatcctcctctttctgctgaggaagactggccctgagctaacatctgtgcccatcgtcctctactttatatgtgggatgcctaccacagcatggcttgccaagtggtgccatgtccacacctgggatccaaaccagcaaacctcgggccagcaaagcagaatgtgcacacttaaccgctgtgccactgggccggcccccagatgtAGTCTAATTTCTGTTAGATCTTGTGTCTGGGAACCTTTGCAAATATGCATGGTTGctctatttaatttttccatataaaaataCTCCTTCCCCAGGgaatactcagaaaaaaaatacttaaagtgAAAATATGTGTCTTAGGAATTGAACCATTTAGAAAAGAGCTTTAAACATTTAACCGTAATCTAATCACCCACAGACACAGGTTTAGAAAATCATGGGTTTTGAATCTCAGAACTCTAGTGTTCTGACTGTTACTAAAtttattcaatattatttttaatataaaaattttaaatttacattttttgaaataaatttttttaaaaattaaattaaaaaaaaaatcacttggttCAACTGCCCATAACACCTAAAAGTAAGGCCATGTTGAGATAAGTTGATTTATCTAAGAGTCTTGGAACCTGACTGAGGGAGTGATTCTCTTTTTGGGTACCTGGAAAATTTCTGGATGTGACATCAGATCCTTGACCATACTGATAGCCAACAGGAGTAGAGTCCATTTCAGCATCAATTTGTGCTTGTTCTTCAGCTTGGGAAATGTGGCTGGAAGAATCAGATGTCCGTGCTTCTCGTTTGCTTGACTTATAATGAGCAACTTCAGAAGGCTGGGACAACCTCAAATGTTTGGACTTTTTAATGGCATCTTTCCTTTGCTCATGCTTGGCCAACGGCTGCTGAGTATTCCTTTGGGACGCTGGATGGTAATTATACTTACTCCAAGATTTTCCACTTATTATACCTGTTCCTCGATCTGGGCTTAGGTGAGAGTGTGGAGAACTGCTTTCCTCTTGCCAGCCACCGCTATAAAAAGAGGAACGTTCTATACCATTAGAATTGGCATCTTTATCGGAGAGACTGAAATAGCGATCTTTTTCTTTCTCGCTAATGTCTAATGAAGATTTAATAAAGGTCTTACATACACTAATGACATCGGTCATCTGAAGGAAGCTAGCAGCTGACATCACTTCTATGACATTCTGACCAGTAAGAGAGAGTTTGCCGGAATAGACGAAGTCCAGGATCACTGTAAAAGTGTCAGGGGAGAAAGCCTGAAACGTAGCTGTGGTTGGCTGACTCGTCTCCTTTgaattctgagaaagaagcaTTTTAAAGTAGCCACTACTGGCAAACAATACATTCCGGTGCGCTTTGAAGACCTTCCCTTCAACGAGGATGCTGCAATCACAGAACACGTCCTGCCTGCGCTGCTCATTCAGCTGTTGCAGGAGGTGCGACTGATGAGAGGAGATCTCCATTCTGCAGAGGAAGACACACGTGGTTACCCAAACGGAGCAACACTGTTCTTCTAAGACGAGTCAACTAAAGTAATCATCAGAAACCTCGATCTTTTTTCCATTAAAACCACTTTCTTCTCAGAGAATATAGTCTCCAAGACACAGAAGACAATAGATTTCAAGATATCATTAAGACTACCCCATTGGTTATTAGATTGTTAGACAATTATTTGTTCAGTCAGTACactttattgagcatcttctatcAATCGAGCCTGTGGCTGTATGCTGAACTAAACAGGCTTGATTCTTCCCTTTGTGTAGTTTTCAATCTAGAGGGGGTATCGGGATTAAACAAATAGCCAGATGAAGTTATAAATGTCAAGTGAAGTGctaagacagaaagagggcctaTGAGCAGTATACAAGGGTAAACTAGTTTCGATTGGGATGGAGAGGGTTAAGGAATACCTCTGAGAAGTAACATTTGACTTGAGACCTCAAAGATGACCAGGAATTAAACGAATGAAGAGTGAAGGGAAAGATTTCGGTCTGAGCAAAATGGTGGTCTAGAAAGTGCTGAAACTTTCCTGCCACAAATCTCTAGAGATGCTTgctaaaatataagcaaaattttttaaatgtatggctGGGCTCGCAAGAAGGAATAAGAAATCTctaggtggggctggccctgtggccaagtggttaagtttgtacgctccacttcggcggcccaaggtttcactggtttggatcctgggcgtggacatggcaccgctcatcaggccacgctgaggcggcatcccacatgccacaactagaaggactcacaactaaaatatacaactatgtactggggggatttgggggaaaaaagaaaaataagaaaaaaaaaagaaaagaaatctctagGTGCCAGAAGTGGAGAAGAAACAGAGCTGGAGGAGCAACACGGGCTTGGGTTTATATCAGTAACACAAGCTGGAACGCTCCAAGGACCACAACCTTAATGAAAAGGGACTAGTACCCTTTGCCTGTAAGTCCAGGGAAAGGGTAAAGAAAGTTTGTCTTTGCAGGGTctttggtggaaaaaaaaaaagtccctagATGAGATATTCAAACCCCAGATTGTACTCTGTGAGGTTCTGGAGTGCCAATGTATTTACCTGCTTGATGTGGGAAACCTCAAGCTGAAAAGTAACGTGAGAATTAGTCCTGGGCTGGGGGTGTCCCTGGGGCACCTTGCAGGAGCAAATCCAAAGCTATCAGGAGGGACACTCAGAACCCAAGCCAGGTAGGAAATACACTCTGCTTAAGCTGAACTCAAAATCATTCCCCTCTTTATACAAAGTGGATTGTTTCCACCATCGCACCACCATGATGTCTAACATCTcctatcttaaaaacaaacaagcaaataaaaacttTGCCTTGATTTCACATCTACCTCTGGCTACTactccatttctctgctcccttcaCACAACATTCGTTgcaagagttttttgttttgtggttttcatttgcccTCTTCACttcttctcccattctctcttgaacCCATGCCAATCTGGTTTGCATCCCCATGCATCAAAACCAGTTTTTTAAGATCATTAGTAATTTGCATGTTGTCAGATCCATTGGTCATttctttgtcctcattttactgacACAGTGGATCACTCTCTTCATCCTTAAACATCTTCTTCACTTGACTGCCAGGACACCACTTCTTCACCGTTCTTCTCCTACTGGccactccttctcagtctcctttgctggttcttcATTTTCCTGATCTCTAAGTGCTGTGGGATTCAGGACATCCTACCCCAAAATGTGGCACTTTGGCATActgaatattttgaattgaaggagtttgagaaaacagaagcaggaaggtcactCTGACACCCTCCACCCTTCTCCTCTGCAACAGGTCACAATCTCTCCTGTGAGAGGTGCCCTCCTTATACCCAGAGGAAGGAGCATCCTTATCTCAGAAGACAAAGGGATGCTGAGAAGAATCTGAACAAACACAGCTGAGTTTCCCCCAGTTTACTAAACTTACCTCATACTCCTTAACCTACCACATTCCTCCACGACTGTCGACTCTTCCTCAAACCTAGCATAAAAATACTCGGGTCTACCTGCTTCTTCAGggcttcatttccttatgaaggcttcCATGTCACGTAAAACTTATATTAAGTAAATCTGTTTGcatttctcctgctaatctgtctttgttagtttaattttcagacccagccaggaagagagtcaaagaaaatttttcctcctctacagctGCAACGCCCCAGGCCTCAGGCCTCAGACCTCCTCCTCTCTACTGATGTCACTCCCTAGAGGAGCCCATCCAGTCTCACCGTTTCAAATACCATCTTTGAGCTTATCACTCACAAGTTTACATGTCTACCCCCAACCTCTTCCTGAACCTCAGACTCATGTGTCTATTTACCTGCTTCTCCACTTAGGCGTTTAAGAAGCATCCTGAAGCTCAACATATCCAAAACCATACTCCATTCACCCTCACCTGAAACCTGCCTTTCTTATGTCTTAGCCATCTCAGGAAATGGTAACTCCATTCCAGTTGTTGAGACCAAAAACACTGAGTCATCTTTGACTCCGTGTTGTGAGCTTTACCttcaaaacaaatacaaaattctGCCACTTCTGTCCCTTACTGCTGTGACCATCTTGACCCAGGTCACCGTCACCTATCGTCAATAGCCTCCTAATTAGTCTCCCCGCAACTTCAGTCTAGAGTGACCCTTCTAAAACAAGTGAAATGACGTTACTCCTCTATGCAACACCCTCCCTTGGTTCCCCACCTAACTCTGAAGTTCTTCTCATGACCTAGACGGCCCTGCATGTCCTGCATCTCCCCCCTCCCGGTACCTCTCTGTCCTCACAGCCTCTGCTCCACCCTGATGCACTGCATTCCAGCTAAAGGCCCTCTGCTCATTCCTGAACATTCAAGGCGTGTTCCTGCCATGCAGCCTTTGTACTCACCCTTCACACTGCTTGGAAATTCTTCCCCCAGATATACATGTGGCTCACATTCTCACATCttttaggtctctgctcaaatgtcatcttatcAGAGAGCCTTGCCTTCACCATCCTGTATAAGCACCCTCCCACTCTCTATCCCCTTATTGATTTGTTTATTGCCTGTTTTCTCCTACTAGGATTTAAGGTCCAAGAGAGTAAAGATTTTGCCTCTTGGCAAAACAAAGGTTTTGTTTAGTTATATGTCTCCAGTTCCTTGAACAGCACTTgagcacacagtagatgctcagccAACGTTGTTGCATGAATAAatcaaaaatgttaaaacataCAAGGAAACCATTCTTTAGGAAGAACAATTAGCAGGCATAACAGGAGAATTAGAACCCCAAGAATTTCAGAAAACAGAACGAAAATCTGATAGACTATTACATATGTTTAAAATGGTCAAAGAGATAAAAGTTGATATAGACTAGCACACAGTTATGAACATAGACACGAGACAAAAGTAGCCTGATTTGCAAGTCTAGCTcccccacttactagctgtgtgaacctGGGCAATTTATTTACCCTCTGTatccctgtttcctcatctgtaaaatgaaacaaaaaacagcacttatttcatatgattattgtgaggactgaatgaactCAAAACAGAGTTGGGCATGTAGTAAACACTCCACAAACATTAGCCATTCTCCTTTTactttgctttattattattatctacaagaaaagaaaccaggaaaaaaagaagaggcaggTGTGAAGAGGAactgaatgtatttaatacatgaaaaatataattaatgaaattaaaatgccTCATGTTGCAAAATGGCTGCCCATCTCCAGCCTCATGTTCACAATCCTggcaggaaaaagacaaaaagacaaaaggcAATTGTCAGCCCagtctgtcttcttttttatcaggcccaaaaaaaaaaaaaaaaagcttgcctGAATGCCTCATCCAGGGGGCTTACACTTGCAACTCAATCATCAGAACCATGTcacctgatttttaaatgtgccCTCACACTCACTAATAGTATatattaattttcactttttcatttttaccaaCACTTAGTGTTAGCAGACGTTAATTTTGCCAGTCTTAAGGATGTGTAAGCAGTATATCACTGCTTTTATTTGCACGGACTGAACAACTTTTAATGTTTGTTGATCATGATTCACTGAACTGCTTGCTCATTACATTGTTCTTAACTAACACTGCATAACACTAACCACAAAAACAATGTTCtacaataacaaatatttagtTAGCTCACATGCCTGTGGGTTGGCTGATTTAGGCTGGACTTACGAGGGCAGCTCTGCTAATCTAGCCTGGGCTCACTCGCATCTCTAGGAGTCAGCTGATTTAGGCTGGACGTCGATGGGACAGCTTGTCTAGGGTGGTTGTGTTATTACAGCCTCACATCTTCCTCCTGGGACCAGTGGGGCTAGCCTGGACAATTTCTTCTCACGACAATGGCAGAAGTACAAAAGACCAAGTGGAAACACATGCGGCCTCTTAAGGCTTAGGCTGCAACTGGCACACTGCCGTATCTACATAGTCTCCTAGACTACAGCGAATCACAGGGCAAATCCAAGgtcaagggaagaagaaagatccTCTGCTCTGTTAGCAGGAAGAACTGAAAAGTCACGCAAGAGAGGGTGTGAATATAAGCAGGGGTGATGAACTGGGGCCAATAATGCTATCTAcacaatatcttatttttttaattgggttgtctttttcttattgacttaCAGGTATCCTTTATATATCCTATATACTAATCCTTTATCACTTATACGCcttccaaa
This genomic interval carries:
- the ZBTB8A gene encoding zinc finger and BTB domain-containing protein 8A isoform X1, with the protein product MSAGGITSAWTPRSGQSFTHRLCLTWNLPFFTPFNWLSRISRAAFVISRMEISSHQSHLLQQLNEQRRQDVFCDCSILVEGKVFKAHRNVLFASSGYFKMLLSQNSKETSQPTTATFQAFSPDTFTVILDFVYSGKLSLTGQNVIEVMSAASFLQMTDVISVCKTFIKSSLDISEKEKDRYFSLSDKDANSNGIERSSFYSGGWQEESSSPHSHLSPDRGTGIISGKSWSKYNYHPASQRNTQQPLAKHEQRKDAIKKSKHLRLSQPSEVAHYKSSKREARTSDSSSHISQAEEQAQIDAEMDSTPVGYQYGQGSDVTSRNFPDDLPRMRFKCPYCTHVVKRKADLKRHLRCHTGERPYPCQACGKRFSRLDHLSSHFRTIHQACKLICRKCKRHVTDLTGQVVQEGTRRYRLCNECLAEVGIDSLPIDLEAEQHLMSPSDGDKDSRWHLSEDENRSYVEIVEDGSADLVIQQVDDSEEEEEKEIKPNIR
- the ZBTB8A gene encoding zinc finger and BTB domain-containing protein 8A isoform X2, which codes for MEISSHQSHLLQQLNEQRRQDVFCDCSILVEGKVFKAHRNVLFASSGYFKMLLSQNSKETSQPTTATFQAFSPDTFTVILDFVYSGKLSLTGQNVIEVMSAASFLQMTDVISVCKTFIKSSLDISEKEKDRYFSLSDKDANSNGIERSSFYSGGWQEESSSPHSHLSPDRGTGIISGKSWSKYNYHPASQRNTQQPLAKHEQRKDAIKKSKHLRLSQPSEVAHYKSSKREARTSDSSSHISQAEEQAQIDAEMDSTPVGYQYGQGSDVTSRNFPDDLPRMRFKCPYCTHVVKRKADLKRHLRCHTGERPYPCQACGKRFSRLDHLSSHFRTIHQACKLICRKCKRHVTDLTGQVVQEGTRRYRLCNECLAEVGIDSLPIDLEAEQHLMSPSDGDKDSRWHLSEDENRSYVEIVEDGSADLVIQQVDDSEEEEEKEIKPNIR